The proteins below are encoded in one region of Telopea speciosissima isolate NSW1024214 ecotype Mountain lineage chromosome 10, Tspe_v1, whole genome shotgun sequence:
- the LOC122642143 gene encoding pentatricopeptide repeat-containing protein At2g01860-like — MDSLLASYHESPIAQLQFFRFKPLDRPEISRNSLSIFKIGTTTRSGQRHYHRKPPKNLRFPRRPKLPPDPMVNKSIKKRTSGADPSSDNDNAAEEYDTAATVDDDPVWSSDEIEAISSLFQGRIAQKPGSLNRERPLPLSLPYKLRPLGLPTSKKHVRMITPLSSRLSLSKQAYKNPDFLLALAREIRGLPSDKDASEILDKWVQFLRKGSLSLTIRELGHMGLPQRALQTFCWAQKQSQLFPDDRILASTIEILARAHGLKMPFDLEKFMSSASRTVIEAMARGFIRGGSLNLARKLLLVAKDNKRTLDASIHAKLILELGKNPDKYNLVLALLDELADRDDLQLEQQDCTAVMKVCIRLKKFDIVESLFNWYRESGRDLSVVMYTTMIHSRYSEKKYREALALVWEMEGSNCLFDLPAYHVVIKLCVCLNDLSRAVRYFSRLKDAGFSPTYDIYRNLIKIYAVSGRLAKCKELCQDIGLAGFKLDKQMESLFLGLERKVGSVT; from the coding sequence ATGGATTCGCTACTTGCATCCTACCATGAATCTCCAATAGCCCAACTACAATTTTTCCGATTCAAACCATTAGACAGACCTGAAATTTCGAGAAATTCTTTGAGTATCTTTAAAATTGGAACCACGACTCGATCTGGTCAGCGCCATTACCATAGGAAGCCACCCAAAAATCTCAGATTTCCACGGCGCCCAAAGCTTCCACCAGACCCCATGGTCAATAAATCCATAAAGAAGAGAACTTCTGGAGCAGACCCATCATCTGATAATGATAATGCCGCTGAAGAGTATGATACTGCTGCCACTGTTGATGATGATCCTGTGTGGAGCTCAGACGAGATTGAAGCAATTTCATCTCTTTTCCAAGGAAGAATAGCTCAAAAACCCGGGAGTTTGAACAGGGAGAGGCCGCTCCCACTCTCACTTCCATACAAACTCAGACCATTGGGACTTCCTACATCTAAGAAACATGTGAGAATGATTACTCCACTCTCATCTAGATTGTCCTTGTCTAAGCAAGCATACAAGAACCCTGATTTCCTACTGGCTCTAGCTAGAGAAATTAGGGGGCTTCCATCAGATAAAGATGCATCTGAAATCCTCGATAAGTGGGTTCAGTTCCTCCGAAAGGGATCCCTGTCCTTAACAATACGGGAATTGGGTCATATGGGTCTTCCACAGAGAGCTCTGCAGACCTTCTGCTGGGCTCAGAAACAATCTCAACTCTTCCCGGATGACCGCATTCTTGCTTCAACCATTGAGATCTTAGCAAGGGCCCATGGACTGAAAATGCCTTTCGACTTGGAGAAGTTTATGAGTTCAGCCAGTCGGACTGTTATTGAGGCAATGGCAAGGGGCTTTATACGAGGAGGGAGTTTGAATCTAGCTAGGAAGCTGCTCTTAGTTGCCAAGGataataaaagaacactggaTGCAAGCATCCATGCAAAGCTGATACTAGAGCTTGGTAAGAACCCAGACAAATACAATCTTGTTTTGGCTCTACTAGATGAGCTTGCAGATAGAGATGATCTGCAACTGGAGCAGCAGGATTGTACAGCAGTCATGAAAGTCTGTATTAGgctcaagaaatttgatattGTTGAGAGTCTCTTTAACTGGTACAGGGAATCTGGACGTGACCTGAGTGTGGTCATGTACACTACTATGATCCATAGCCGGTACTCTGAGAAGAAATACAGGGAGGCACTCGCCCTGGTTTGGGAAATGGAGGGATCAAATTGTCTCTTTGATCTTCCAGCTTATCATGTTGTCATAAAACTGTGTGTCTGTTTGAATGACCTCTCAAGGGCTGTAAGATATTTCTCAAGACTCAAGGATGCAGGTTTCAGTCCAACATATGATATATACCGgaatttgatcaaaatatatGCCGTTTCAGGGAGGTTAGCCAAGTGTAAGGAGCTCTGCCAGGATATAGGGTTGGCAGGATTCAAGTTGGATAAGCAGATGGAGTCtcttttcttgggtttggaaagAAAAGTTGGTTCAGTTACATAA